The following proteins come from a genomic window of Clostridia bacterium:
- a CDS encoding Crp/Fnr family transcriptional regulator, translating into MDGNVYDSLWLDLLRSKKISLHEKSISLLRNIFKPKAVKKDMFFLQEGEKSTEIGFIIKGIFRSYYIDKTGNDITKYFYAEGGVLFSYAAYLSQKESMYYIQALEDSEILVAGISDFEQIVEGNYDLLLFFKKMIDAVLVAKEEHASSFKLLSSMERYKQFLAAFPGLEKRLKQYHLASYLGITPVSLSRIRKKINLNK; encoded by the coding sequence ATGGATGGGAATGTATATGACAGTTTATGGCTGGATCTTTTAAGAAGCAAGAAGATTTCTCTTCATGAGAAAAGTATTTCTTTATTGCGGAATATTTTTAAGCCAAAGGCAGTAAAAAAGGATATGTTCTTTTTGCAGGAAGGTGAAAAATCTACTGAAATAGGCTTTATTATTAAGGGGATTTTCCGCTCTTACTATATTGATAAAACAGGTAATGACATAACAAAGTACTTTTATGCAGAAGGTGGGGTACTATTCTCCTACGCGGCATATCTATCTCAGAAGGAATCTATGTATTACATACAAGCATTGGAAGACAGTGAAATCCTCGTAGCAGGTATTTCCGATTTTGAGCAAATAGTTGAAGGTAATTATGACCTGCTTTTGTTTTTTAAAAAAATGATTGATGCAGTCCTTGTTGCGAAAGAGGAACACGCGAGTAGTTTTAAATTGTTAAGCAGTATGGAGCGATATAAACAATTTCTTGCCGCATTTCCAGGATTGGAAAAGCGGCTTAAACAATATCACCTCGCCTCTTATTTGGGAATAACCCCTGTATCCCTAAGCAGGATAAGAAAAAAAATAAATCTTAACAAATGA